In Quercus robur chromosome 10, dhQueRobu3.1, whole genome shotgun sequence, a genomic segment contains:
- the LOC126704298 gene encoding uncharacterized protein LOC126704298 — translation MMDLVANYGKGLKLPTYHETRVTFLKKEVENMHFTLDKYKNEWKKIGCTLMSDGWTDNRERSITNFLVNSPKGTVFLKSIDTSDISKNAENLFQLLDSLVQEIGEKNVVQVVTDSASAYVLAGEKLMEKRRKIFWNPRVAHCIDLMLHDIGDLPVHANTIKKAKKITVFIYRHILVLDLMRKYTKGRELARQGVTRFATAYFTLKSIYQQKIRLRSMFASEEWAKSPYAKKSDVINVQLIVLSDPKFWPTIKFCLKCVIPLVKVLRLVDGDAKLAMGYIYEAMDRAKEQIRKNFNDAQRRYGPILRIIETR, via the coding sequence atgatggatTTAGTTGCTAATTATGGCAAGGGATTGAAACTCCCTACTTATCATGAAACAAGGGTGACTTTCTTGAAAAAAGAGGTAGAAAATATGCACTTCACATTGGATAAGTATAAAAATGAGTGGAAAAAAATAGGTTGCACTTTAATGTCAGATGGATGGACGGATAATAGAGAGAGGTCTATCACAAACTTCCTTGTCAATAGTCCAAAGGGAACAGTTTTTCTTAAATCTATTGACACCTCCGATATTTCCAAGAATGctgaaaatttatttcaattgcTTGATTCTTTGGTGCAAGAAATTGGAGAGAAGAATGTGGTACAAGTAGTGACAGATAGTGCTTCGGCTTATGTTTTAGCTGGtgaaaaattaatggaaaaaagACGTAAGATCTTTTGGAATCCTCGTGTTGCCCACTGTATTGATTTGATGCTTCATGACATTGGTGATTTGCCTGTGCATGCAAATACtataaaaaaagcaaagaagatCACTGTTTTTATTTACCGTCATATTTTGGTGCTTGATTTGATGAGAAAATATACAAAAGGGAGGGAATTGGCAAGACAAGGTGTCACAAGATTTGCCACTGCCTACTTTACTTTGAAGAGTATATATCAACAAAAGATTAGATTAAGGTCTATGTTTGCATCTGAGGAATGGGCTAAGAGTCCCTATGCAAAGAAAAGTGATGTCATTAATGTCCAATTAATTGTCTTGAGTGATCCAAAGTTTTGGCCTACTATTAAATTTTGCTTAAAATGTGTGATCCCTTTAGTAAAAGTTTTAAGGCTTGTAGATGGTGATGCAAAACTAGCAATGGGCTACATATATGAAGCTATGGATAGAGCAAAAGAGCAAATCCGGAAAAATTTTAATGATGCGCAAAGGAGATATGGACCTATATTGAGAATTATTGAAACTAGATGA